The following proteins are co-located in the Hydractinia symbiolongicarpus strain clone_291-10 chromosome 7, HSymV2.1, whole genome shotgun sequence genome:
- the LOC130649399 gene encoding uncharacterized protein LOC130649399 — protein MLLCTVLLMYVVNTVHSQLLRGFPINEFMNATEFSKNYPFYRLLCNGLKAIGEPQCCECDKDCIKYRTCCIDKLWDSEKPLPLQPYLSKFIEETKKHKEISCEPVLNHTQHKSETFLMVTSCLPGANQSDVNGCISPGIEINNYSPIVDESLYLYRNEYCARCNFITNFKRLDIKARCINASIVATRKHINWSTLSSLKGCEFFLDQNIVNKQLKRCLSVSGCSKGNPYYDLCQIYGKSLGSYKNYHCYKCEASSKGFKNQLITDSCTSDCNKNCPSYDETALLFAFTMSSNGSHMDIINFRQLFPIRTFLNIPLSYKLPVGENFEQYLCRGRRTKCCDCSETCMQRKQCCIDKFWNETNPVPYNSYLDLFVQKSKHFKDYSCEPVLPYASSIGHTSEYRLMVKSCHQAFNGIEKIECISPSNSLQPNFLPVLGSDGYVYSNSYCAICNFLKDFQVINITADCADIWPPAPNEFRKLYQNSSATLNLQRNFQGCVFKSSVSIPCKTGSKWNKPCPYGSPDYDLCKSYSGKMKSVANYHCWRCHNFLANTTFPPIVNCDPFKCPAGDCLVVVQPPPYLPWSFLVSFSETTKFQVRGFGTKTLCQNGTTYDIESSTCVQYLCSNLYHQIAGKCVLKTPAVPKVITPIVLEPNFDNCIAAQKSVFFFILERNTSINELEIISNFHAVTNITLTLKTLGKSLIKIANCTITEDMLDTIMHTPLENVFLHGIKKLIIAKKLKTELTQRYGFDLSRIFSHKICAKPILNDARNVTVSPTCDIVQNNFSTQLKDVSMWIEITNAKRSRLYSTCEILHLHSDCPLKPLINNVTVNKSNFLIHKTQNGETHYRPEDYLPLKTGFGVCISSPTRHAITYIWLKDLYEVEHYISIVGTSISVLCYIWIISTFIGFKELRTLPGLNTLGMCSSLLFADVLFLLTMKAKESYTFCLTVAVLLHWSLLLSFLWSILIAYDLVVKFGTFKVSSRENNVRKFLPRCILALLISTVIVVITVSLDQGSNVDVGYGINRICWINYLHARIAAYIVPISLAFLITLCSLSYTMYKIHHELKVNEKVLKTGSFRKLKTLKIALKLTIILGLSEGIGFIQIVKSDLSERELAINASFGFVYSLFRSLRGVMLWLVYILGANAFSMYKKRIQSFRRKHAEESTHLDTKSTGLNSSNNEINGASVADSRL, from the coding sequence CATAAAAGTGAAACATTCTTAATGGTAACTTCGTGTTTGCCTGGAGCAAATCAAAGTGATGTTAATGGTTGTATTTCTCCTGGTATAGAAATTAATAATTACAGTCCTATTGTCGACGAAAGCCTTTATTTGTATCGAAATGAATACTGTGCAAGGTGCAACTTTATCACTAATTTTAAGCGGTTAGACATAAAGGCTCGTTGCATAAATGCTTCCATTGTTGCTACAAGAAAACACATTAACTGGAGCACCTTATCAAGTCTCAAGGGTTGCGAGTTTTTTCTTGATCAGAACATCGTGAACAAACAGTTGAAGAGATGCCTATCGGTATCTGGATGCAGCAAAGGTAACCCTTATTATGACTTATGTCAAATTTACGGTAAATCTTTGGGTTCTTACAAGAATTATCATTGCTATAAATGTGAAGCATCAAGTAAAGGCTTCAAAAATCAATTGATCACAGACAGCTGTACATCAGATTGCAATAAAAATTGTCCTTCTTATGATGAAACAGCATTGTTATTTGCATTTACAATGTCTTCAAATGGAAGCCACATGGACATTATCAATTTTAGGCAACTTTTCCCAATAAGAACGTTTTTAAACATTCCCTTGAGTTATAAACTACCTGTTGGTGAAAACTTTGAACAGTATTTATGTCGTGGCAGGCGAACAAAATGTTGTGATTGTAGTGAAACTTGCATGCAGAGAAAGCAATGTTGCATTGATAAATTCTGGAATGAAACAAATCCAGTACCGTATAACTCATATCTTGATTTGTTTgtacaaaaatcaaaacatttcaaAGATTATTCCTGCGAACCAGTTTTACCATATGCTTCATCCATTGGCCATACAAGTGAATATAGATTAATGGTAAAGTCGTGTCATCAAGCTTTTAATGGTATTGAAAAAATTGAATGCATATCACCTTCTAATTCGCTACAGCCAAACTTCCTTCCGGTACTGGGATCTGACGGTTACGTTTACAGCAATTCCTATTGCGCCATATGCAATTTTCTTAAAGATTTTCAGGTCATAAATATTACAGCAGATTGCGCAGACATCTGGCCACCAGCACCTAACGAATTTAGAAAACTTTATCAAAATTCTTCAGCTACTTTAAATCTACAAAGAAACTTCCAGGGTTGCGTTTTTAAGAGCAGCGTGTCCATACCATGTAAAACTGGCAGCAAATGGAACAAGCCTTGCCCGTATGGAAGCCCAGATTATGATCTGTGCAAATCTTATAGCGGTAAAATGAAGTCAGTTGCCAACTACCATTGTTGGAGATGTCACAATTTTCTAGCAAATACCACTTTTCCTCCTATAGTGAATTGCGATCCTTTCAAATGCCCAGCAGGAGATTGTCTTGTGGTTGTACAACCCCCACCATACTTACCCTGGTCATTTTTGGTGAGCTTTTCTGAAACAACTAAATTTCAAGTGAGAGGATTTGGCACAAAAACACTTTGCCAAAACGGTACTACATACGACATCGAATCCTCCACATGCGTCCAGTATCTTTGCTCTAATCTTTATCATCAAATTGCAGGGAAGTGTGTATTAAAAACACCTGCAGTCCCTAAAGTAATTACCCCCATTGTATTAGAGCCTAATTTTGACAATTGCATTGCCGCACAAAagagtgttttcttttttatactaGAAAGGAACACTTCTATAAATGAATTAGAAATTATTTCTAATTTTCATGCAGTCACAAACATCACACTGACGCTAAAGACATTAGGTAAAAGTCTTATCAAAATAGCCAATTGTACAATTACTGAAGATATGCTCGACACCATAATGCATACTCCTTTGGAAAATGTATTTCTGCATGgcataaaaaaactaataattgctaaaaaactaaaaacagaATTAACACAACGCTACGGTTTTGACTTATCGAGGATATTCTCACACAAGATATGCGCTAAACCAATCCTGAATGATGCAAGAAATGTTACTGTTTCCCCAACATGCGACATtgtccagaacaatttttccaCACAATTAAAAGACGTCTCTATGTGGATAGAGATAACAAATGCAAAACGAAGCAGGCTATACAGTACTTGTGAAATACTGCATTTGCATTCAGACTGTCCGTTAAAACCCCTTATTAATAATGTAACTGTCAACAAATCTAATTTTTTGATACATAAAACACAAAATGGTGAAACTCACTACAGACCAGAAGATTATTTGCCTCTGAAAACAGGATTTGGAGTTTGTATCAGTTCTCCAACCCGACACGCTATTACCTATATTTGGTTGAAGGATTTATATGAGGTAGAACATTACATTTCTATTGTTGGTACATCCATAAGTGTGTTATGCTATATATGGATAATATCAACGTTTATTGGGTTTAAAGAATTGAGAACATTGCCTGGTTTAAACACGTTAGGTATGTGTTCATCACTACTCTTTGCAGATGTGTTATTCTTATTAACAATGAAAGCAAAAGAATCATACACGTTCTGTTTAACAGTGGCAGTATTGTTGCATTGGAGTTTGTTGCTATCATTTTTATGGAGTATATTGATAGCCTATGACCTGGTTGTAAAATTTGGAACCTTTAAAGTCTCTTCAAGAGAAAACAATGTAAGAAAGTTTTTGCCCAGATGCATCTTAGCACTTTTAATATCAACTGTAATAGTGGTGATAACAGTAAGTTTAGATCAAGGATCGAATGTTGATGTGGGCTATGGAATTAATCGTATTTGTTGGATTAATTATCTTCATGCACGAATTGCAGCTTACATTGTCCCCATATCATTGGCATTTTTGATCACTCTATGCTCACTCTCTTATACAATGTATAAAATTCATCATGAATTGAAAGTGAACGAAAAGGTCTTAAAAACAGGCTCATTTAGAAAGCTTAAGACATTGAAAATTGCATTAAAGTTAACAATAATACTTGGTTTATCCGAAGGAATAGGATTTATTCAAATCGTGAAATCGGATCTCAGTGAACGTGAGTTGGCAATTAATGCAAGTTTTGGATTCGTGTATTCTTTATTTCGAAGTTTACGTGGTGTTATGTTGTGGTTGGTGTACATACTTGGTGCAAACGCGTTTTCTATGTATAAAAAACGTATTCAGAGTTTTAGAAGAAAGCATGCGGAAGAATCTACGCACTTAGATACAAAAAGTACCGGACTGAACTCGTCTAACAATGAAATAAATGGAGCAAGCGTTGCAGATTCAAGGCTTTAA